From the Macaca nemestrina isolate mMacNem1 chromosome 7, mMacNem.hap1, whole genome shotgun sequence genome, the window gctgttatttttatttttattgttttaactaTTAACATGATTGGacatcttttaatttatttattggccctttaaatttgcttttttctgAAGTGTCTATGCATATCTTTATCTCATTTGTTCATCAGATTGTTTGTCTTTGTAAATTATGGATAATAAACCTTTATTTGTAATATGTATTCTCTACTCCACCCTCTTCCTACATACCCATTCAAACCCGTTCATATAGTTATATTTCCTTGACCCCTGATGAAATCTAGGACAAGTCTAGTGATTTTTCTGGTCACtcctatataattttaaaagtcctcTATTAACTATCAGTCCATAGAATAGTGTTATTAAACTGTCCAATTCTATGTAATTATTAAAATTCTGAACTTCATTTAAAGTTAAAACTTACTCTTTCCTCCACCTAGAGCTTGTTTCAGGCAAGACGTCTTCAGAGAGAAGTGGTGTGTGTTGTTGGCCTTATCTGTCTTGACTGCAAGCACATCTGCCCCTTACCTGTGACTTCTCCCTCCCTCAGGGCTATGTAGATGGGGGAGAGGTGGCAGGTAGGAGATGGAGAACCAAGAGGAAATGGAAGGTTGCATGGACAAAGGTGGTACTGGTGGTAGTGGTAAGAAATAGTAGGGTTCTGTATATACTTTGAAGGTATAACCCACATAATTTGCTAATGGATTGGTTGTAGGATATTGGAGAAAGAGGCGAGTCAAAAATTacatagttttgggtttttattGATCTGAgatctgtatttttattgtggtaaaaaatacatgacataaaatgtattattttaagcatttttaactATTCAGTTAAATGGCACTAAGTAAATTCACATTGTTGGGCAATCATCACCAGTATCTATCTCAAGAACTTTTTttatcatcccaaactgaaactctggaCATGGGCAAATCatttgaagaccagcctggccatcatggtgaaaccacatctctactaaaaatacaaaaattagtctggcatagtggtgtgtgcctgtaatttcagctactcaggaggctgaggcacaagaatcacttgatcctgggaagcagaggttgcagtgagctgagaccacaccatgcattccagcctgggagatagagtgagactctatctttaaacaacaacaacaacaaaaaaaatcgagaccaaactgaaactctatacccattaaacaataaatcCTCCATTCCTCCTTGACCTGggtcctggtaaccaccattctactttctatctctgaaATTGACTATTCTAGGTAACTCATATAAGTATAGTTATACAATATTTCTGTGATTGgtttatttcacattgtataATGTTTTCTAGGCTCATCTatgatttaatatttgtttattacaGATAGTAtgcatcagaatttcattccttttaaggctaagtaatattccactgtacgtatatgtcacattttatttttccattcatctgttgttggacatttttttaaaccaccttttggctattgtgaataatgatgctgTGAACACAGGTGTACAAAGATCTATTCAAgcccctgctttcaattcttttgggtactaacacagaaataaaatggcTGGATTTTATGGCACATCTATGTTTAATTGTTTTAGGAACCACCatcctgttttccacagtgactgtatcactttacatttccaccagcaatgtgcATATGAAAGAGTTctaatttctttacatttttttccagtcttATAAGAAAGTCTAGATGATTTCTGtaccttcttttctcctttctttctttttctttctctctctctctctttttgtttttgagacagggtcttgctctgtcacccaggctggagtgcagtggtgcaatcatggctcaccgtagccttaaactcctgggcataagcaattctctcacctcagcttcctgagtagctgggaccacagggacacaccaccatggccagctaatttttgtagttttttttttttagagatggggtctcactgtgttgcccagttgcccaggctggtcttgaatgcctggcctcaaatgatcctcctgtctttgCCTTCCAAGGagttaggattacagggatgaaccaCTGCAATTCTAACTCCTTGGAAGTGGCCACTCCACATTCttgataacattttttattttctgttttttttttaaattaaaaaaatagccatcctaattggtgtgaagtggtatctcattgtggttctgatttgcattgcCCTAATGATTAAGTGATGTTGCACTTTTCGTATACTTATGGACCATTTGTAGAATcaggttgtttgctttttgtttttgagttataGTAGATATGTAATCTGATCTTGAGGTTTTTCTATAGTAGTTTGTCTAATCAAGTTTTCCATTTCTCGTTAGGTcagttgaaaaaaattttttttctgggaaaatttCCTCTTGGTTTTCAAATTGGTTGTTGAAGAGTtacatgtgatattttcttaCACATTATCATTTTCTACCCTGAATTATATTATTTGCATACTTCATATTGTcttttttagatttcatattCTTCAAAGGTATAGATTATTATCTACCAGACCACACATTTACTTGAACATGACTTTTGTGTAATAATTACTTTGGAAGAATTAATGTTAATTGATTTGGTTACTTATTTACTATTTGTTCATTTATGGATATGACTTATCTTTGTTTTCAGCAATAGTGAATATCTTAGTAATAAATTGCAATAAGTTAAACACTgtgtttaactttaaaatttaaaataccattttgaatataaaatcttcaaaaatacttttgttgttaactggtataaaataaaataaaaaagggaacaGGAAAGTAGGATTATAAttagaggaaaggaaggaacatTTATTGAGGACCAGACACTATTTAAGGAATTTTACATAGAATATCTCATTAgacttttattataattatttgaaatGGCCATTGTCAtcctcatttcatagatgagaaaactggggctaAGAGAGGTAATATAACTAGTATATGAAAGAGCCTTTATCAGTAAAAATGAGGAATTTCTAGGAATTTAAATACTAAAAGAGCATAAATAGCTTATATGCAAAGATATTAGCTTTAGCATTTTTGATGTCTCGCTAATATATTTCTGTAACAGGATTGTCAGTGTTAAATGAGGACAGTACTAATAGATAACTGTTCTTTCCCCTGAGGATGTTGGACAAACAGACACAAAACAATCAATCATCACACAAGTAATTTTTAAGAATCTATATGGTCTATGACAATGGATTGACACTTGAGACTTATAGTAAGTTACAGAGCTAGTTTCTGCTTTCAAAGAACTTCTATTTTGTTGGAAGCCACGTAGATACAGATGGAATGAACAGAAATATTCAAATCCACTCCAGAGAGTCCAAAGAGTTTATGCTGAATGGCATAGTGACTGATCCCATAGAAACATATCATGTACAAACATATCATCGGGGCTTTTTCTGAATGGGAAAGGCTCAGTTGTTTCAAGGGGCCTATATTCTCTTAGCTTGTCTGGGGATACTGAGCTTCAGTTTTTTTTGTTACACAGCTTTATAAAAGGAGCTTGCTCACCTGCTCCCTAAACACCTGCTTCACCTGCTTGTTCTTCAGGGTGTAGATGAAGGGATTGAGCATTGGGGTCACCACGGTGTTAAGCAATGCCACCACCTTGTTCCTGTCTTCCTTCTGGTCACTTTTGCCTGACCGGATATACATGACGATGCAGCTGCCATAGAAGAGAGACATGACGATGTGGGAGGAGCAGGTGGAGAAGGCTTTCTGCTTCTCTTTGTTTAAGGGGATGTGCAGAACGGATGTGGCCATAGCAAGTGGCCGTCACGGACAGAGTGCCCAGTAAGCTGATGTTGGCTATAACAAAACCCAGGAGCTCTATCAGAGTTGTGTCTGCACGAATGAGTTCCAGGAGGGGAAAGTTGTCACAGAAGAAATGGTTAATGATGTTGGGGCCACAGAATGGCTGCTGAAGGACGAGGAAACTTGGAACAATGATGAGAAGGAATCCTGTCATCCACGAGCAGAGGACTAGCTGGACACAGACCCTTTGGCACATGGTGGTGGCATAACGCAAAGCGTTACATATGGCCACGTACCTGTCAAAGGACATCACCGCCAGGAGGAAGAACTCTGTGGTAcccaagaaaaaatagaagaaacttTGCAGGAAGCAGCCTGGGAGGGAGATGGTCTTGTATCCTGTGAGGATGTTGGTTAGCACCTTGGGGAAGATGAGGTGAACCAGATCTCCAGGACAGCAACGTTGCGGAGGAAGTAGTACATGGGCATGTGGAGGCGCCTGTTCATGAGGGTGATGACCACGATAAGCAGGTTCCCCAGCAGTGTGAGGGGGTAGGTCAGGAGGAGCCCCAGGAAGATGAGCATCTGCAGCTCACAGGCCTCTGAGAGCCCCGGCAGGACAAACTCAGTGACGGTGGTGCGGTTCCTGATGGCTCCTCTGACCTCTGCTGGGGAGGGCCGATCAAAGGTGTTCAGCAACAGGAATCGTTATGTTGGGGACCTGAGGACAACCTGGAACTGAAAGGAGAGGGGGCTGAAagtgctttatttctgtgaaggaCGTATCTTCCCACTACTGACTACTCAGGCTTATCTGCAGAGCCTCTGGGGTTACCTGTTTCATGTATGCTTTCTGGTGCATCTGTGTGTTAGACGAGAGAGTGGTGATGTGCAAGGTGGTCCAATTAAGGTTCAGAACCAAAATGTATCCTTTCTTACTTCTTGTAACCAAAACTTTTATCCTGATTTCTCAATGAATCCCTTTGCCTATACTAATATTACCTGCTTTCAATAACTTTTGTTCTTGTGTTTACACCAATATTGGGTCTTCATCCATAAAGAGTTCATATTCGAGGGTGTTGCTGTTTAAACATTGCCAGGATCTTTGATACCTTTCACTAGTTTTTGGATTAATAAAAAAGAGTAGAGGAAATCTGTGAGAGAAAAGCACAACTCTCACAAATCAAATAAGGAAAAATCCAAGTAGCATCTGCATAAATCAACACTCCTTAATGGGAGTTtggtattcaacattctttttttttttttttgagatggggtttcgctctttttgcccaggctggagtgcaatggcacaatctcagctcaccgcaacctctgcctcctgggttcaaggaattctcctgcctcagcctctcgagtagctgggattacaggcatgcgccaccatgcctggctaatttttgtattttcagtagagacggggtttctccatgttgatcaggctggtcttgaactcccgacctcaggtgatccacccgcctcggcctctcaaagtgctgggattacaggcgtgagccaccatacctggccgatattcaacattcttaatgaCCTGTTCCCAAGGTTCTTCTTTCATTATATCCTTCCACAAACTCTGAGCTTTGGATATAATAGATTCTTtgcaatattttgattttttatccATTTTCACACAACTGTGTGTTTGCTCATGGCACTCTTTCAGTTTGGAATCATCAGCCTTTCAAGTCCTATTTATCCTTTAAGTCTTTCCTCaataaatgctttcttttctaTAAAGCCTTCTCTTCCAAATAAATGTCTTTCCTCTGTACCTCTcgtaattttattatatatcaccttgtttttattgtattgttataGCTGTTTTTGACTTCTTGCTCACTGAGTCAATAATTTATTAACCTTTGTATTttctacagtaattaaaacaaatttcttgAAGTAATCAGCTTTAACAGACGTTTATTGAATGAGTGAGCTATACCTCAAATGTCTTGACAGGTGGATTGGGTGGGTGTTTGACACACAAGTGGTTGAGGACATGTCATTTATGTAGCATTTCCTAAGGGTCAGCAACCTTGCTGGCAGCATGCCAACCCGTCTGAAATTGGTTATCTGGAGAGAGTTTGCTTTTCCTCACAACAAGGTGGAAGCATTGCCCCACAATCATTCTCTGGAGGGAGAGTCTACATCTTTAAGACGGTCTGGAGTTTGAGTGAATGAGACAGAGGTCTGGTTGGGTTTACTAGAGAGCTTCCAGCAGcagaaaacccaaaaaacaaaaaccttaaaaagGTTATGCCTTCTTTTGAGCACAGGCTACATTACTCTAAGTAATTCCATAAACTACCCTTATCTCTAACATTTGCTGACAGTTATtaaagaacacaaaatagttGACTAGCCTTTGAGGATATAACTAGGGCTATTTCTCGTGGGCTAATTCTAGGCTTCACATTGTCTAGATCCATAAACAATTGGAAAAAGAGGTTTCTGTAGCCTCATCATTTTGTTCAAAGATGAGCCCAGGTGGCCCATGACAAAAGCAGAATCCAACATAAACATGATGCCCAGAAACATCATCAGGAACTAACAGGATGAGTATTAGAGTATTATTTAGGCAAGTCCTGGGTGGTGCACATTGGGAGAAACATAGGAACAGAGATTAAGGTGATAAAGAGCCAGATGTGAATGGGACTAGAAGAAAAAGCTCCAAGTTCATGCTGAGTCATGAGCTTAGCACAGATAAAGGCATTGTGACCAGCCAAGGAATAGCATCTAGCCAGGGACGCTGatgaactctttttttcttcccgtTTCAAAGCAGAGGTCACTAGTTCTTGGCTTTCCAGATACAAAGTAAATTAGGCCACTTCCTGAATCCCAGGCATTTCCTCCTTTATCCTACATGCTTCATGAGTGAAGGGGAGACTTGCTCGGCAGCCTGAGAGCCTGGACGTGGCTGCACCATCTACTTCAGACCATTCATTGTTTTTAGGGTCAGTTGTGTAGTGCCC encodes:
- the LOC105499652 gene encoding LOW QUALITY PROTEIN: olfactory receptor 6E1-like (The sequence of the model RefSeq protein was modified relative to this genomic sequence to represent the inferred CDS: inserted 3 bases in 2 codons) produces the protein MDKKSKYCKESIISKAQSLWKDIMKEEPWEQVIKNVEYRPAEVRGAIRNRTTVTEFVLPGLSEACELQMLIFLGLLLTYPLTLLGNLLIVVITLMNRRLHMPMYYFLRNVAVLEIWFTXIFPKVLTNILTGYKTISLPGCFLQSFFYFFLGTTEFFLLAVMSFDRYVAICNALRYATTMCQRVCVQLVLCSWMTGFLLIIVPSFLVLQQPFCGPNIINHFFCDNFPLLELIRADTTLIELLGFVIANISLLGTLSVTATCYGHIXVLHIPLNKEKQKAFSTCSSHIVMSLFYGSCIVMYIRSGKSDQKEDRNKVVALLNTVVTPMLNPFIYTLKNKQVKQVFREQVSKLLL